From Salvelinus sp. IW2-2015 linkage group LG33, ASM291031v2, whole genome shotgun sequence, one genomic window encodes:
- the LOC111957777 gene encoding apical junction component 1 homolog, whose translation MTRTDPPDILVSTLYRDIKLNPITGHSQQCDPQMIDKLERHTETINKRHCRSFDFLESLDDPQSFSASMEYPYKRTEHQGVHKEVTWNGLDHPGHLRFSSPDLFNTRLPPPQHANPDKTSQAVRSDSKKRTRSKSAPRVKTTFTPGPISVSPPANKMGRDVSQAVLDPLRTSEPHRDSYTSNRAFLNEVHPIKLQPRSPLYVSDCFSEVSKQDQPAITPHVRCRVDIKPDAAVLQHTARRSQNMRTEHPWQRYSYSSQSRGLSVPRQVRTPTPSECYSGDYRQAYQYTTCMTPSYIQPVDMRRVPSPIMPREYLSREQRTLSNPNIPTKFFYTEDPTRYPVHPSARAYYQDDNSSLTSQGSTLNGQYMHDPRTRWVHTLPVRPYYTEQHMSSRDPGQAVYTRPYSTSEAGPYFAQTPQARAYYGEDPRAYPCQSNGSKVFYSKPYNPPAGQYIPYKAYHTEGRQQPQMSQAYADDWYRSSISGYSNQSSQLTPQRVRREPVMSPWFANSYVEPTRLVAEVRNHSKSWDNILYPHHDREQAVPRGRSYENLFYQGRHPLFPSDTSQPVILNLSCSPRRYAARSISENSLEKGPNNPGRNTKAGLWFATPEITITDNDIRARNHKQRDVRSASWDALDCEKAPTQNVLHHQEQSSESAELTKDRKHKNYSLQQSLEQLDELLADLVIDYKPPTNRKPSQDLLNQIKQLISEDDEKGKIKSSGLESLGGLESIGPLNTPPSSTKTSPDTIKDPDSGCDGLQSLQRSPEEISPDHSTDDNDTMMCANRKCKRTETLFNACLYFKSCHSCYTFYCSRNCRRDDWDSHKENCLYGRISSVCRHMLKYCRENSEIHKVFSRISKAGYLSRGRGILFLGFANPGTADNFLKVGLESLVMSPTYLSLRELDSFNDNLGDYCKDLQQAGNEYDPNECFLLNVSIAVGELVPNRPSPRVQTPTVRKYAKISLASSSPDKKVFKKESDMETLILTPPPGTPDIDKEGKEGMKAREICFINIQRELRTRGVFLRHEYPKIYNQLCEFVESNKRFTPTTIYPIDKRTGKQFMCMIMAASEPRTLDWVGTPHLLDDII comes from the coding sequence ATGACACGCACAGATCCCCCTGATATACTGGTATCCACTCTGTATCGGGACATCAAATTAAACCCCATCACTGGGCACTCTCAACAATGTGACCCGCAAATGATTGACAAACTGGAGCGACATACGGAGACCATCAACAAAAGACACTGCCGTAGCTTTGACTTCCTCGAGTCATTGGACGACCCACAGTCCTTTTCTGCCTCAATGGAATACCCTTACAAGAGGACTGAGCATCAGGGGGTGCATAAAGAGGTGACCTGGAATGGCCTGGATCATCCAGGACACCTCCGTTTCTCCTCCCCTGATCTGTTTAACACTAGACTACCACCACCACAGCATGCTAACCCAGACAAAACCAGTCAGGCCGTGAGGTCAGATTCAAAGAAGAGGACTAGATCTAAAAGTGCCCCCAGAGTCAAGACCACCTTTACCCCGGGGCCCATTTCAGTCTCCCCACCAGCAAACAAGATGGGACGAGATGTCTCACAGGCTGTACTAGACCCTCTAAGGACATCTGAACCACACCGGGACTCTTACACCTCTAACCGGGCTTTTTTGAACGAAGTACACCCTATAAAACTGCAACCACGCTCTCCCCTCTATGTCTCGGACTGTTTCTCCGAGGTGAGCAAACAGGATCAGCCTGCCATCACTCCTCATGTCAGGTGTCGTGTTGATATCAAGCCAGATGCGGCAGTCCTGCAGCACACAGCCAGGAGGTCTCAGAACATGAGGACTGAACATCCCTGGCAGAGATATTCCTACTCCAGTCAGAGTAGAGGTCTGTCTGTGCCACGGCAGGTACGGACACCCACACCAAGCGAATGTTACAGTGGTGATTATAGACAAGCATATCAGTACACTACCTGCATGACCCCCAGCTACATTCAGCCAGTAGACATGCGAAGGGTGCCCTCCCCTATAATGCCAAGGGAATACTTGTCAAGGGAGCAGAGGACTCTCTCAAACCCCAATATACCAACTAAATTCTTCTACACTGAGGATCCGACTAGATACCCTGTCCATCCGTCTGCTAGAGCGTACTATCAGGATGATAATTCCAGCCTCACCAGCCAAGGTAGTACTCTTAATGGTCAGTATATGCATGATCCACGGACTCGCTGGGTTCACACTCTCCCAGTCCGGCCATATTACACAGAGCAACACATGTCCAGCAGAGACCCTGGGCAGGCTGTCTATACCAGACCTTACTCCACAAGTGAAGCAGGGCCATACTTTGCTCAAACACCACAGGCAAGAGCATACTATGGGGAAGATCCCAGAGCATATCCTTGTCAGTCAAATGGCTCCAAGGTGTTCTACAGCAAGCCGTACAACCCCCCAGCAGGACAGTATATTCCATACAAGGCGTATCACACGGAGGGCCGTCAACAACCACAAATGTCCCAGGCTTATGCAGATGACTGGTATCGTTCAAGTATATCTGGATACTCAAACCAGTCCTCTCAGCTGACACCACAGAGAGTAAGACGAGAGCCAGTAATGTCCCCCTGGTTTGCAAACAGTTATGTGGAGCCAACCAGACTGGTAGCAGAAGTCAGAAACCATTCCAAATCCTGGGACAATATTCTTTATCCTCATCATGACAGGGAGCAAGCAGTACCCCGTGGACGCAGCTATGAGAATCTGTTTTACCAGGGGAGACATCCTCTGTTTCCTAGTGATACATCACAACCAGTTATACTCAATCTATCTTGTTCACCAAGGCGCTATGCTGCCCGGTCCATCTCTGAAAACTCCTTAGAGAAAGGACCAAACAATCCTGGAAGGAACACTAAGGCTGGGCTATGGTTTGCAACTCCTGAGATCACGATAACCGACAATGACATACGTGCACGCAACCACAAACAGCGAGATGTGCGTTCAGCCAGCTGGGATGCACTGGATTGTGAAAAGGCACCGACTCAAAATGTTCTTCATCATCAAGAGCAGTCATCTGAGTCAGCAGAACTGACcaaagacagaaaacacaaaAATTATTCCCTGCAGCAGAGCCTAGAGCAACTGGACGAGCTGCTAGCTGATCTTGTCATTGATTACAAACCACCGACCAACAGGAAGCCTAGTCAGGATCTATTGAACCAAATAAAACAGTTGATTAGTGAGGATGATGAAAAAGGAAAGATAAAATCTTCGGGCCTAGAGAGTCTAGGAGGTCTAGAGAGTATAGGACCTCTCAACACACCACCCTCCTCCACTAAAACCAGCCCGGACACTATCAAAGACCCAGACAGTGGGTGTGATGGCTTACAGAGCTTACAGAGGAGTCCAGAGGAGATCTCCCCAGACCACAGCACAGACGACAATGACACCATGATGTGTGCCAACAGGAAGTGCAAGCGGACAGAGACCCTGTTCAATGCCTGTCTTTACTTCAAATCCTGTCATAGTTGCTACACCTTCTACTGCTCCCGGAACTGCCGTCGGGATGACTGGGACAGCCATAAAGAGAACTGTCTGTATGGACGTATCAGCAGTGTGTGCAGACACATGCTGAAGTACTGCAGAGAGAACTCTGAGATCCATAAAGTCTTCTCTCGCATTTCCAAAGCTGGCTACCTTTCCAGAGGGAGAGGCATTCTTTTCCTGGGCTTTGCTAACCCAGGGACTGCTGACAACTTCCTGAAGGTTGGGCTTGAGAGCCTCGTCATGTCCCCCACATATCTGTCTCTCAGAGAGCTGGACAGCTTCAACGACAACCTGGGGGATTACTGCAAGGACCTGCAGCAGGCTGGCAATGAGTATGACCCCAATGAATGTTTCCTCTTGAATGTATCCATAGCTGTTGGTGAACTAGTGCCTAACAGACCCTCACCAAGAGTCCAAACACCAACAGTCCGAAAATATGCAAAGATTTCGTTGGCCTCCTCCAGCCCAGATAAAAAGGTcttcaagaaggagagtgacatGGAGACACTCATTCTGACCCCGCCTCCAGGCACACCTGATATTGACAAAGAGGGAAAGGAGGGTATGAAAGCCAGAGAGATCTGCTTTATCAATATCCAACGTGAGCTCAGGACCAGGGGAGTCTTCCTGCGTCATGAGTATCCCAAAATATACAATCAACTCTGTGAGTTTGTGGAGAGCAACAAGAGATTCACACCCACTACCATTTACCCCATAGATAAGAGAACAGGGAAGCAGTTCATGTGTATGATCATGGCTGCTTCTGAGCCCAGAACGCTAGACTGGGTAGGCACCCCCCATCTCCTGGATGATATTATATAG